The Planococcus donghaensis genome contains a region encoding:
- a CDS encoding DUF7660 family protein encodes MDTDQVKSKQDVIRFIQELIIDFIENKDTWENIELSDYLESLQAWLEDADDAASDGNKWKLLCSALETPKFYE; translated from the coding sequence ATGGATACAGATCAGGTTAAGTCAAAACAAGACGTAATCCGCTTTATCCAGGAGTTAATCATCGATTTTATAGAAAATAAGGACACTTGGGAGAACATTGAACTCTCGGATTATCTCGAAAGCTTGCAAGCTTGGCTAGAGGATGCCGACGATGCTGCATCAGACGGAAATAAATGGAAACTGTTATGCAGCGCACTTGAGACACCGAAATTCTATGAATAA
- a CDS encoding copper resistance protein CopC, with protein sequence MNFVHKFFILFVTLLLTHVAFLAHHGSAHSTLEETSPSEGERLTESPTTLEFWFQDPVVLHAESIQLNSQSGTKIELEDTRIDPDDKTHIIGNLNEELLPGRYTAKISVVALDGDVLEEKLNFQVGGKAKKQPQTEFEIIQNYPEDGEITGGSPQKIELWFNQPADITAIGVFDDRQESINIKEPVMDSEDPNHVIIEFNEELPKGTYQVTWYARPVASEDVSLPDAIDVFYFAVDEFTPIQQPNEGEPVGFAWFASMGLKQTGYWFFFIGIMALFGVAFFHTVIHKEITLLKRNPLSLLLLLSVFTGMVFVLMAQKSELESLSLTQFLSLKFVWIPLVQIGLLLLGVFLPKVRLFFFAATLLLIPFITGHAPYPRYGGYFSVFMNALHLLASSIWIGGLLAILTFPKKEEMKKFLRTTLPAFSNWAFVSLMVIIVTGLYMTIKYVPSYTIESFWESEWGKAIILKMALTLAVLVIGFLQRRLIKKLTEKAFSKVLNRLRVEIIYAALLLLFASVLVVSTPGSAEQGVYPATVEKENIKVNVSFSPLKLGLNVLTMDFEGESIEDVDVTLSMPPNYQVNYKAFQVEEGVFKLTGNLLHAAGTMNMKVKAEKSSGEEVEFAFRVVIPGEMRLNE encoded by the coding sequence ATGAATTTTGTCCATAAATTTTTTATTTTATTCGTTACGTTGCTTTTGACGCACGTTGCTTTTCTAGCGCACCATGGTTCTGCTCATTCTACCTTGGAAGAAACCAGTCCATCAGAAGGAGAACGGCTAACTGAAAGTCCGACAACGCTCGAATTTTGGTTTCAGGACCCCGTTGTTCTGCACGCTGAATCTATTCAGTTAAATAGTCAATCTGGAACTAAAATTGAACTAGAGGATACACGAATTGATCCTGATGATAAGACGCATATTATCGGTAACTTGAATGAGGAATTATTGCCGGGTAGATATACTGCTAAAATAAGTGTAGTTGCTTTAGATGGCGATGTATTGGAAGAAAAACTGAATTTCCAAGTAGGTGGAAAAGCAAAAAAACAACCACAGACGGAGTTTGAAATTATTCAAAATTATCCCGAAGATGGAGAAATCACTGGTGGTTCTCCTCAGAAAATAGAACTTTGGTTTAATCAGCCCGCTGACATAACCGCTATCGGAGTTTTCGATGACAGGCAAGAATCGATCAATATCAAGGAACCTGTTATGGATTCTGAAGATCCAAATCATGTAATTATTGAATTCAACGAAGAACTGCCGAAAGGAACCTATCAAGTCACCTGGTACGCCCGGCCCGTGGCATCAGAAGATGTAAGCCTACCAGATGCCATAGACGTGTTTTATTTTGCTGTAGATGAATTCACTCCAATCCAACAGCCAAATGAAGGAGAGCCAGTCGGATTTGCATGGTTCGCTAGTATGGGATTAAAACAAACGGGATACTGGTTTTTTTTCATCGGCATCATGGCTTTATTTGGTGTAGCGTTTTTTCATACGGTCATACATAAAGAAATCACTTTGCTGAAACGGAATCCACTTTCACTGCTCCTTCTACTTTCTGTATTCACTGGTATGGTTTTCGTACTTATGGCTCAAAAAAGTGAATTGGAAAGCCTGTCATTGACTCAGTTCCTTTCGCTGAAATTTGTCTGGATTCCATTAGTACAGATTGGTTTATTACTGCTGGGCGTCTTCTTACCCAAAGTTAGACTTTTCTTCTTTGCAGCTACGCTGTTGTTGATTCCCTTTATTACCGGTCATGCACCATATCCACGATACGGCGGCTACTTTTCAGTATTTATGAATGCATTACATTTACTGGCTTCTTCTATTTGGATTGGTGGTTTACTAGCAATACTGACTTTTCCCAAGAAAGAAGAGATGAAGAAATTTTTAAGAACCACGCTACCGGCTTTTTCGAACTGGGCATTCGTCAGTTTAATGGTCATTATTGTAACGGGGTTATACATGACAATAAAATATGTTCCTTCTTATACAATTGAAAGCTTCTGGGAAAGTGAATGGGGGAAAGCGATCATTTTGAAAATGGCGTTAACCCTCGCTGTTTTGGTGATTGGGTTTCTCCAAAGGAGATTAATTAAAAAACTAACAGAGAAAGCTTTCTCTAAAGTGCTCAACCGGTTGCGGGTCGAGATAATTTATGCGGCTTTGCTGTTACTGTTCGCATCTGTGTTGGTTGTTTCAACACCCGGTTCAGCTGAACAAGGCGTATATCCTGCTACTGTAGAAAAAGAAAATATTAAGGTGAATGTCAGTTTCTCACCTTTGAAATTGGGGTTAAACGTTTTAACCATGGATTTCGAAGGCGAATCGATTGAGGACGTGGATGTAACGTTGTCCATGCCACCGAATTACCAGGTAAACTACAAGGCATTCCAAGTTGAAGAAGGTGTGTTTAAACTTACCGGAAATCTTCTTCATGCTGCTGGTACGATGAACATGAAAGTGAAGGCGGAAAAATCGAGTGGAGAAGAAGTGGAATTTGCTTTTCGAGTCGTCATACCCGGGGAAATGCGGTTAAATGAGTAG
- a CDS encoding sulfite exporter TauE/SafE family protein, which yields MYGFFSQMSNIMMQPFITLSNSFMSTPLLFAFLLGIVGAMAPCQFTGNIGAITLYGNKSLQKETAWSEVLYFSLGKITVFTGLGLLVWGLGSEFESQLTMYFPWFRKVVGPLFIVVGIFLLGFFKVKGTFTLLEVPKKFLRKGKMGSFLLGVSFSLGFCPTMFVLFFVTLMPVVLSTSYGMVLPSLFAIGTSVPLFIAIFLIWYFGAGGAVMKKGRKLGFYMQKGSGVILITLGVLDTITYWSI from the coding sequence ATGTATGGATTTTTTAGTCAAATGAGCAATATTATGATGCAACCCTTTATCACTCTTTCAAATAGTTTTATGAGCACTCCCCTTTTATTTGCTTTTTTACTCGGAATCGTAGGTGCTATGGCACCCTGTCAGTTCACAGGAAATATTGGGGCTATTACCCTCTACGGAAATAAGTCGCTTCAAAAAGAAACAGCATGGAGTGAAGTTTTATATTTTTCACTAGGAAAGATTACCGTATTTACTGGATTAGGACTGCTAGTGTGGGGGCTAGGGAGTGAATTTGAGTCTCAGCTTACAATGTACTTTCCTTGGTTCAGAAAAGTAGTAGGACCGTTGTTTATCGTTGTAGGCATCTTTTTGCTGGGATTTTTTAAAGTGAAAGGCACCTTTACATTGTTGGAGGTACCAAAGAAGTTTTTGCGGAAGGGGAAAATGGGATCCTTTTTACTTGGTGTCAGTTTTTCATTGGGGTTTTGTCCGACGATGTTTGTGCTATTCTTTGTAACATTAATGCCTGTTGTTCTTTCCACTTCTTATGGGATGGTGTTGCCTAGCTTGTTCGCCATCGGAACATCTGTGCCATTGTTCATTGCCATTTTTCTGATTTGGTATTTCGGAGCTGGCGGAGCTGTGATGAAAAAGGGCAGAAAACTCGGATTTTATATGCAAAAAGGTTCTGGAGTAATTTTAATTACTTTAGGTGTACTGGACACTATTACTTACTGGAGTATTTGA
- a CDS encoding transposase: MNEAFVKSLHEVIVKENLESYKDLYETAVVDAKTDPYYKEALNLYNSIPSEKRETLMKIIEQTMVDTISSMLGIIDGSIPVDDDDSVEPRLLLNSIDTEGELQDLFLEFVEELEDSK; encoded by the coding sequence ATGAATGAAGCATTTGTTAAGTCATTGCATGAAGTAATTGTTAAAGAAAATCTGGAAAGTTATAAGGATCTATATGAGACAGCGGTAGTGGATGCCAAAACGGATCCCTACTATAAAGAAGCTTTGAATTTATATAACAGTATACCTTCGGAAAAAAGAGAGACCTTGATGAAAATAATCGAACAAACCATGGTAGATACGATTTCTTCGATGTTAGGCATCATCGATGGTAGCATTCCGGTAGATGATGACGATTCTGTCGAACCAAGATTACTCCTGAATTCTATAGATACTGAAGGAGAACTTCAGGATCTATTTCTAGAATTTGTAGAAGAGCTGGAGGACAGTAAGTAA
- a CDS encoding F510_1955 family glycosylhydrolase, protein MKKLTFALLVGLLAGSIAACSGEEEAMENAATEEVADNESNEAETVEEGEAETTPAEEYTPEMSDIEMMHLHGLGFSGDGAGLFVPSHDGLKVFENGIWREAAAEPHDYMGFVMVDDGFYSSGHPGPGTSLGNPFGVVKTTDMGENLEMLDLYQEVDFHGMAVGYISHAIYVMNPQENSRMDEIGLYYSTDDTETWTKSEMTGLQGTIFSIAAHPTNEAIIALGASEGVFLSNNFGETFESVSDSPTTAVTFSPTGGLIAGSVSNEVNLTIFDSETNEPQLISIPELNEENTIGYITVNPQDENHITFATIEKDIYTIKDSGDNWNQIAEKGIGINSTSDAK, encoded by the coding sequence ATGAAAAAATTGACATTTGCGCTTCTGGTTGGGCTATTGGCGGGAAGTATCGCCGCGTGCTCGGGGGAAGAAGAAGCTATGGAGAATGCAGCAACTGAAGAAGTGGCTGACAATGAATCAAACGAAGCAGAAACTGTTGAAGAAGGCGAAGCAGAGACGACGCCTGCCGAAGAATACACCCCGGAAATGAGCGATATTGAAATGATGCACTTACACGGGCTTGGGTTCTCAGGAGACGGTGCCGGATTATTTGTCCCTTCCCATGATGGACTCAAAGTGTTTGAAAATGGTATCTGGCGCGAAGCGGCAGCTGAGCCGCATGATTATATGGGCTTTGTTATGGTTGATGATGGGTTTTACAGCAGTGGTCATCCAGGTCCAGGTACTTCATTGGGAAATCCATTCGGGGTGGTCAAAACAACTGATATGGGTGAAAACCTGGAAATGTTGGATCTGTATCAAGAAGTGGATTTTCATGGAATGGCAGTCGGATACATTTCACATGCCATTTATGTGATGAATCCGCAAGAGAATTCAAGAATGGATGAAATAGGTTTATATTATTCCACAGACGATACAGAGACTTGGACAAAAAGTGAGATGACGGGCTTGCAAGGGACAATATTTTCAATAGCGGCACACCCGACAAACGAAGCAATTATCGCTCTAGGTGCAAGTGAAGGAGTCTTTCTGTCAAATAATTTTGGAGAGACATTTGAATCAGTGTCAGACTCTCCCACTACAGCCGTCACCTTTTCTCCAACAGGGGGCTTAATTGCAGGCAGTGTTTCAAATGAAGTGAACTTAACAATATTCGATAGCGAAACAAATGAGCCACAATTAATTTCAATTCCTGAATTGAATGAAGAAAATACAATCGGCTATATCACAGTAAACCCGCAGGACGAAAACCACATTACATTTGCAACAATAGAAAAAGATATTTACACGATCAAAGATTCTGGTGATAACTGGAACCAAATAGCTGAAAAAGGGATAGGCATTAATTCAACGTCAGATGCAAAATAA
- the resA gene encoding thiol-disulfide oxidoreductase ResA, whose amino-acid sequence MCDKGRSIRKQSILVGVAIVIIYVLFTNLSDIQKNEEVLSIGDEAPDFLLTTLEGKTVNLRDYRGKGVFLNFWATYCPPCKKEMPFIQNQYELFKEKGIIILAVDVAEPQPVVEKFALKYGLTFPILLDLNQETMDLYDVAAIPSSFLIDENGKVVDRITASLTESQIADYLKLIVPESEIDKTSITQ is encoded by the coding sequence TTGTGTGATAAAGGACGATCCATTAGGAAACAAAGTATCTTAGTCGGGGTTGCTATCGTGATAATCTACGTGCTTTTCACCAACCTTTCCGATATCCAGAAGAATGAAGAAGTCCTTTCTATTGGAGACGAAGCTCCCGACTTTCTACTTACTACACTTGAAGGAAAAACCGTAAACTTAAGGGACTATAGAGGAAAAGGTGTGTTTTTGAATTTCTGGGCCACTTATTGTCCTCCGTGTAAAAAGGAAATGCCATTCATACAAAATCAGTATGAACTGTTTAAAGAAAAAGGCATTATAATTTTAGCCGTAGATGTAGCAGAGCCACAGCCAGTAGTTGAAAAGTTTGCGTTGAAATACGGATTGACTTTTCCTATCTTGCTTGATTTGAATCAAGAAACGATGGATTTATATGATGTAGCGGCAATTCCCAGCAGCTTTCTGATAGATGAAAATGGAAAAGTGGTTGATCGAATTACTGCCAGTTTAACGGAGTCACAGATAGCTGACTATTTGAAACTGATAGTGCCGGAATCTGAAATTGATAAAACGTCTATTACTCAGTGA
- a CDS encoding DUF7668 domain-containing protein, with amino-acid sequence MKEKDEILALLIPLVEDLVSGKLELIKETGRSGPYTVEELKEQLDDYGGTLTASPEIDYKNLDLYEIDDEPEWVMEYELWVDGEKSDLTLTCTVRLTDQEKSIAIDSIHVL; translated from the coding sequence ATGAAAGAGAAAGATGAGATTCTTGCTCTGCTCATACCATTAGTCGAAGACTTAGTTAGCGGCAAATTAGAGTTAATTAAAGAAACGGGAAGAAGCGGACCTTATACCGTGGAAGAACTAAAAGAGCAGCTAGATGATTACGGCGGAACTTTGACAGCATCGCCTGAAATAGACTACAAAAACCTTGATTTATATGAAATAGACGATGAGCCCGAATGGGTGATGGAATATGAACTATGGGTCGATGGGGAGAAGTCGGATTTGACCTTGACTTGCACGGTCCGGTTAACGGATCAGGAAAAATCAATTGCCATTGACAGCATTCATGTACTTTAA
- the lgt gene encoding prolipoprotein diacylglyceryl transferase: protein MHQTLASIDPIAFSLGPIDVRWYGVIIAAGIIIAFLVGQREMVKRGLHPDFLTDLLIWAVPLAIIGARIYYVSFEWEQYKDKPADIIAIWNGGIAIHGALIASVIVAYVFTKKRNMSFLKVADILAPSILIGQAIGRWGNFINQEAHGGEVLRSFLESLFLPDWIINQMYIDGVYYHPTFLYESLWSLAGIIILLLLRKVNLVRGELFFFYVIWYSAGRFFIEAMRTDSLYVVGELRAAQLVSVMAIILALGLLTYRRVAFKKPVHYLDK, encoded by the coding sequence ATGCATCAGACTTTAGCGTCAATAGACCCCATTGCGTTTTCGCTGGGACCAATCGATGTTCGCTGGTACGGTGTCATTATCGCAGCGGGAATTATCATTGCTTTTTTGGTCGGCCAGCGGGAGATGGTCAAAAGAGGGCTCCATCCCGATTTTTTGACGGACCTGCTGATTTGGGCAGTGCCACTAGCAATCATTGGAGCGCGTATTTATTACGTATCGTTTGAGTGGGAGCAGTACAAAGACAAACCAGCAGACATCATAGCTATTTGGAATGGCGGAATCGCCATTCACGGAGCATTAATCGCTTCTGTCATTGTCGCTTATGTCTTTACCAAAAAGCGCAATATGTCATTTCTCAAAGTGGCAGATATCTTGGCGCCAAGCATTTTAATAGGACAGGCAATTGGCCGTTGGGGGAATTTTATCAATCAGGAAGCGCACGGCGGAGAAGTGTTACGTTCATTTCTGGAAAGCCTGTTCCTTCCCGACTGGATCATTAACCAGATGTACATAGACGGCGTTTATTACCATCCGACGTTTTTGTATGAATCGCTGTGGAGCTTGGCTGGCATTATTATTTTATTACTGCTTCGAAAAGTCAATTTGGTTCGAGGTGAATTATTTTTCTTTTATGTGATCTGGTATTCTGCCGGACGGTTTTTCATTGAAGCCATGCGGACAGACAGTTTGTACGTAGTTGGTGAACTGCGGGCAGCGCAGTTGGTTTCCGTGATGGCGATTATACTAGCGCTCGGATTACTTACTTATAGACGTGTTGCGTTTAAAAAACCAGTGCATTATCTGGACAAGTAG
- a CDS encoding sensor histidine kinase produces MKWNSIVVKLGVSVLLLVLAILLPLGFIVNQIFSGFYFSKVQEEVEEASERYANSIDSLDEQQFELFELLASVTEQEIIIVDEQGVVVANSGIQNVLIGEAIRSEDLVVMTKNVDIRHEYNDDITNRRYLQVGKPIYSDDEQVIGAIVVLASIEDLYQSLELIKRAIILAGVGAVFLALGLVFILSRKLSSPLLEMEEATRKIAAGDLNTRVTRGSMDEIGTLAAAINDLAVELHRYRSNRREFLANISHELQTPITYLEGYTSALRNRLYETEEEKEQYLQIIQLEAQRMSKLVSDLFELSKMEDGKVALVFEEVNLVEVIENALLKTKIKAQAKGLHLEFNQTYDFPGINADGLRMEQIITNLLENAIRYTENGFIKIKLSTDLGVARAVIEDTGIGIPQEDIPFLFERFYRVEKSRSREFGGTGLGLAIVKQLVELQGGTITVESQIGKGTCFELTFPITRRESP; encoded by the coding sequence ATGAAGTGGAACAGTATTGTAGTTAAATTAGGTGTCAGTGTTTTGTTGCTAGTATTGGCAATTTTACTTCCACTTGGTTTTATAGTAAATCAAATTTTTTCCGGTTTTTATTTCAGCAAGGTTCAGGAAGAAGTAGAAGAAGCATCAGAACGCTATGCAAATTCAATTGACTCACTCGATGAACAGCAGTTTGAATTATTCGAGTTGCTGGCCTCAGTAACAGAACAAGAGATAATTATTGTGGATGAACAAGGGGTAGTCGTTGCGAATTCAGGTATTCAAAATGTACTTATAGGCGAAGCTATCCGTTCTGAGGACCTTGTTGTAATGACGAAGAACGTTGATATTCGTCATGAATATAATGATGACATCACCAATCGGCGTTATCTTCAAGTTGGAAAGCCCATTTATTCTGACGATGAGCAAGTAATCGGAGCAATTGTCGTTTTGGCTTCTATTGAAGACTTATATCAATCGTTGGAGTTGATTAAAAGGGCGATAATTTTAGCGGGGGTAGGGGCAGTTTTCTTGGCACTTGGCCTTGTTTTTATTTTGTCGCGTAAATTGTCCAGCCCTCTTCTTGAAATGGAGGAGGCGACCCGAAAAATAGCCGCAGGCGACTTGAATACAAGGGTCACTCGCGGTTCAATGGATGAAATCGGCACGTTAGCAGCAGCTATAAATGACCTAGCAGTTGAACTTCATCGTTATCGATCCAATCGACGGGAATTTTTAGCGAATATCTCACATGAATTGCAAACGCCTATTACGTATTTGGAAGGGTACACAAGTGCACTAAGGAATCGCCTGTACGAAACAGAAGAAGAAAAAGAACAGTATCTACAGATTATTCAATTGGAGGCTCAAAGAATGTCTAAGCTGGTCTCGGATTTGTTTGAGTTATCAAAAATGGAAGATGGCAAGGTTGCCTTGGTTTTCGAAGAAGTGAATTTGGTAGAAGTAATAGAAAATGCGTTACTGAAGACGAAAATAAAGGCACAAGCGAAAGGTCTTCATTTGGAGTTTAATCAAACGTATGACTTTCCCGGCATTAATGCGGATGGATTAAGAATGGAACAAATCATCACTAATTTACTTGAGAATGCCATTCGCTATACAGAAAACGGTTTCATAAAAATAAAGCTTTCCACTGACCTCGGAGTTGCAAGAGCAGTCATTGAAGACACAGGTATTGGCATTCCACAAGAAGATATTCCCTTTTTATTTGAGCGATTTTACCGAGTAGAAAAATCAAGGTCGAGAGAGTTTGGTGGAACAGGACTAGGGTTAGCGATTGTCAAACAGCTTGTGGAGCTGCAAGGAGGAACCATTACAGTGGAAAGTCAGATTGGAAAGGGAACATGTTTTGAACTTACTTTCCCAATCACAAGGAGGGAATCTCCGTGA
- a CDS encoding cytochrome c oxidase assembly protein, whose product MKVIGILFSVLLVLFLDPTESVLAHNDVDEATEAANLASQWSLWMAVALVVVLVAYVYQFKAEEDFFKKFAFFFSALVVLYVTLGSPLHVLGDHYLFSAHMLEQSLIYTLLPPLLLLGLPKRFVAPIVRLGIRTKILSFLKRPLIPLLMFNVLFSFYHIPLVFNVVVDNNVLHNLMHFVLTLTAFFMWIPLIPMVKELDTLSEIHKIGYIFAAGMLLTPACALIIFADQSFYTVYSDAPQLFASLPPLEDQRTGGIVMKVVQEIVYSTVIGYIFFTWARKERLSKVDPVPTNSFIEEVNQ is encoded by the coding sequence GTGAAGGTAATTGGGATATTATTCAGCGTTTTACTGGTACTGTTTTTAGATCCAACAGAAAGCGTTTTGGCGCATAATGACGTTGATGAAGCAACTGAGGCAGCTAATTTAGCTTCACAATGGAGCCTTTGGATGGCAGTGGCTTTGGTTGTCGTTTTAGTGGCTTATGTTTATCAATTCAAAGCGGAAGAAGATTTCTTTAAGAAGTTTGCTTTTTTCTTTTCGGCTTTAGTGGTGCTGTATGTGACATTGGGCAGTCCACTGCATGTACTGGGAGATCATTACTTATTCAGCGCCCATATGCTGGAACAGTCGTTAATATATACGCTTTTGCCGCCATTATTGTTGCTGGGTCTTCCGAAACGATTTGTTGCACCGATAGTCCGCCTAGGTATACGGACGAAAATACTGAGTTTCCTGAAACGTCCGCTGATTCCATTACTTATGTTTAATGTATTATTTTCTTTTTACCATATTCCCTTAGTATTCAATGTTGTAGTGGATAATAATGTTCTGCACAACCTAATGCATTTTGTGTTAACGCTGACAGCTTTCTTTATGTGGATCCCGCTTATCCCTATGGTCAAAGAATTGGACACATTGTCTGAAATCCACAAAATTGGTTATATTTTTGCGGCGGGGATGTTGCTGACACCGGCGTGCGCCCTCATCATTTTTGCAGACCAATCGTTTTATACGGTCTATTCAGATGCTCCGCAGCTTTTTGCTTCTCTTCCACCGCTCGAGGATCAGCGGACAGGTGGTATTGTCATGAAAGTTGTTCAGGAGATTGTATACAGTACAGTAATCGGTTATATTTTCTTTACGTGGGCTAGGAAAGAACGATTAAGTAAAGTGGATCCAGTGCCAACTAATTCCTTTATAGAGGAAGTTAACCAGTGA
- a CDS encoding SHOCT domain-containing protein has protein sequence MMSMMGGGMMLTMVLWILIVGFIIYGIIRFLMKQNTKKENTSLIEKRGDSSVDVLRERFARGEIEKQEFEDRKEILQNK, from the coding sequence ATGATGTCAATGATGGGTGGAGGCATGATGCTGACTATGGTTCTTTGGATTCTCATAGTCGGATTCATCATCTATGGAATAATCCGATTCCTGATGAAGCAAAACACAAAAAAAGAAAATACATCGTTAATCGAAAAGCGAGGAGATTCCTCAGTCGATGTTCTTAGAGAAAGGTTTGCACGCGGGGAAATAGAAAAACAAGAATTTGAAGACAGAAAGGAAATTTTGCAAAACAAATAG
- a CDS encoding SMI1/KNR4 family protein, translating to MSNKTYQKAKKIISKNKDLADFEGQKSVELIEKAEAAVGLQFTGSYLDYLQTFGAGNFGSEEVYGIIDEDFEDSSVPDAIWYTLTLRKSINLPANFLAIYDTGSDEIFCLDFHSTDATGEPKVVALDPTYALEDQTLEIIADDFGDFLLELIEEELA from the coding sequence CCTATCAAAAAGCCAAAAAAATCATTTCAAAGAATAAAGACCTAGCGGATTTTGAAGGGCAAAAGTCAGTAGAGTTAATCGAGAAGGCAGAAGCAGCAGTTGGTCTACAATTTACCGGCTCCTATCTGGATTATTTACAGACATTCGGCGCAGGAAATTTTGGCTCGGAAGAAGTTTACGGGATCATCGACGAAGACTTTGAGGACTCTTCAGTGCCAGATGCCATTTGGTACACGCTCACTTTACGCAAAAGCATAAATCTGCCTGCCAACTTTCTGGCGATTTATGATACGGGCAGTGACGAGATTTTCTGTCTGGATTTTCATAGTACAGATGCAACAGGGGAACCGAAAGTAGTTGCTCTAGATCCGACATATGCCCTAGAGGATCAGACACTGGAAATCATTGCGGATGATTTTGGGGACTTTCTATTGGAATTGATCGAGGAGGAACTGGCGTAA
- a CDS encoding cytochrome c biogenesis CcdA family protein, with protein sequence MEDVNLLLAFAAGVLSFVSPCCLPLYPAFLSYITGMSVDELQNGKGILRKRALLHTTFFLLGFSLIFIALGFSTSLFGNLFSYYGNLMRQMGAILIVLLGLVTLGVFKPQFLMQEKRVTFKDRPSGYLGSSIIGVAFAAGWTPCTGPILAGVIALGISNPNQALIYMVSYILGFSLPFFFMSFFIGRMKWVKRYSGLIMKIGGITMIIMGVFLYFDWMTKMISFLSNNFFNGFTGL encoded by the coding sequence ATGGAAGATGTAAATTTGTTATTGGCTTTCGCGGCTGGGGTGTTATCTTTTGTATCCCCCTGCTGCCTGCCTCTCTATCCCGCATTTTTGTCGTATATAACCGGAATGTCTGTGGATGAATTACAGAACGGTAAGGGGATACTGAGAAAACGTGCATTGCTGCATACCACGTTCTTTCTATTAGGATTTTCCCTTATTTTTATTGCTCTGGGTTTCTCTACGTCTTTGTTCGGCAATTTATTCAGCTATTATGGGAATCTGATGCGACAGATGGGAGCAATCTTAATTGTCTTGTTAGGATTGGTCACATTGGGGGTTTTTAAACCCCAATTCCTGATGCAGGAAAAAAGAGTGACATTTAAAGATCGTCCAAGTGGCTACTTAGGATCTAGTATTATCGGGGTCGCTTTTGCAGCCGGATGGACTCCATGTACCGGTCCTATTTTGGCAGGGGTTATTGCTCTAGGAATTTCGAATCCCAACCAAGCTTTAATTTATATGGTCTCCTATATCCTGGGTTTCTCACTTCCTTTTTTCTTTATGTCTTTTTTTATTGGAAGAATGAAGTGGGTAAAGAGATATAGCGGACTCATAATGAAAATCGGTGGAATTACGATGATTATCATGGGGGTGTTCCTCTATTTTGACTGGATGACGAAGATGATTTCATTTCTGTCTAATAATTTTTTTAATGGTTTTACGGGGTTATGA
- a CDS encoding response regulator transcription factor — protein MGNKILVVDDEWNMRNLVKLYLSKEDFEVDEARGGHEAIQLTRQHAYDLLVLDIMLPDIDGWEVCSAIRQTQQMPILMLTARNDIQDRVRGLNLGADDYLIKPFAPEELVARIKALLRREKGKVEGGHNLHLAFEDLLIDSESREVKVKGILVELTAKEFDILYMVAGQPKRVFTREILLDNIWDSEDFRDLRTIDTHVKNVREKLRRSGLSYNPIKTVWGVGYKFNTQE, from the coding sequence GTGGGAAATAAAATTTTGGTAGTCGATGACGAATGGAATATGAGAAATCTCGTGAAGCTGTATTTGTCAAAAGAAGACTTTGAGGTGGATGAGGCTCGCGGGGGACATGAAGCTATCCAGCTGACCAGGCAACACGCCTACGATTTACTAGTACTAGATATTATGTTGCCAGATATTGATGGATGGGAAGTTTGCTCAGCCATTCGACAGACTCAACAAATGCCAATTCTAATGTTAACTGCTCGAAATGATATTCAAGATCGGGTCCGTGGTTTAAACCTTGGGGCCGATGATTACCTGATTAAACCGTTTGCTCCTGAAGAATTGGTGGCACGTATTAAGGCATTGCTTCGCCGAGAAAAAGGAAAAGTAGAGGGAGGACATAACCTTCATCTAGCTTTTGAAGATCTGCTTATTGATAGTGAAAGTAGAGAAGTAAAGGTCAAGGGAATACTTGTCGAGTTGACTGCTAAAGAGTTTGATATCCTTTATATGGTTGCAGGTCAGCCTAAAAGAGTTTTTACTCGAGAAATCTTATTAGATAACATTTGGGATTCCGAAGACTTTCGCGACTTGCGTACGATTGATACACATGTGAAGAATGTACGGGAAAAACTTCGGAGATCTGGATTGTCCTATAATCCCATTAAAACGGTTTGGGGTGTTGGATATAAATTTAATACACAAGAATGA